The Mesotoga sp. BH458_6_3_2_1 nucleotide sequence TCATTGATTCCGGTGATGAGTAACAGTTTAGGACGCGAGAGGACATTAATAAGCTCCTTAAGAGTCGCTTCAGAGAAAGCTAGATCAAAAGCACCCTCTCTCCAGAGATCAAGGATTTTTGCAGGAGAACCCTTGCTAGATATGATCGCAGATATTAGAACATTGGTGTCAAGTACGACTCTTTCCATTTCTTTGACTCACTTATCTCTTCTTGACTCCTCTAATGCTTCGCGGATTTCTTCTTCAATTTCCTCTTCAGTCAAAGACTCAGCATTGGTTCTCACTCTCTGAACTAACTGAAAAAAATCTGACTTTGCCCTCTCCTTGTTGATCACTGCAACAGGCGTAAGAACAATTCTTCCTTCTTCCACTTCAACCTGTACATAGTCGCCTTCCTTCAATCCAAGAGAGTCGAATATCTGTTTTGGTATCGTGACCTGTCTACTTCTTCCCGCTTTAACTAATTCCATATAATCCCCTTTCATAATATTACTGTATTAGTATTATTATATCATCTGACAATTCTACAGCGAAAATGTACCCCAGGAACTAATTAACCCCTGTGTTTGTCTTTGAATGACTAGCAATGAAAGAGAATAGAAATGCTGAAACAGGCTCAAATGACAAAGCGACCTGTTTCTGACCTTAAGGTGAGCGGGTTCTTCGTGTATAACGGTCAAAGGCTATTTATAAGAAGAAAGGTTTGCCGGGCTTCAAATGATAAAATTGATAAGGTGAAGCATATGGCTCTGAAGCTAAGTACTAAGTGTTTCTGGGATGTGGATGTTAGAGAACTTAACAAGGAGAAAGACAAATTCTTCATTATTTCGAGGGTTTTGGAATACGGGATGATGCGGGATATTGTGAATCTCCTTTCTGAATATGATTCTGAAGAGATTGCTGAGGTTGTTAAAAGAAGCAGGATAATCGGTCTGGCTACCGCAAACTTCTGGAGTCTCATTCTGAATATTCCTAGATCGGAGATAACAAGATGCTTAGAACAGGCAAACTTTCATCACGGACGGTGAATCTTCTAGATCTTCTTGAGAGTAAACTTCCCGATTTTAATCTTGCAAGTGGCACAGCTCTGGCGATGTACTATGAACACCGTGTGAGTTTTGATCTGGCTTTCTTTACAGCTGAGTCTTTCAGGCCAGAAGTTCTTCTCTACTATTTGAAGCAATTGGGTGTTTGCATAGAAAATGTGAGGATTCAGATAGGTAACCTTGAAGCTGACATTGACGGTGTCCGTGGAAGTT carries:
- a CDS encoding AbrB/MazE/SpoVT family DNA-binding domain-containing protein, giving the protein MELVKAGRSRQVTIPKQIFDSLGLKEGDYVQVEVEEGRIVLTPVAVINKERAKSDFFQLVQRVRTNAESLTEEEIEEEIREALEESRRDK
- a CDS encoding DUF6922 domain-containing protein, whose translation is MALKLSTKCFWDVDVRELNKEKDKFFIISRVLEYGMMRDIVNLLSEYDSEEIAEVVKRSRIIGLATANFWSLILNIPRSEITRCLEQANFHHGR